A stretch of Manis javanica isolate MJ-LG chromosome 1, MJ_LKY, whole genome shotgun sequence DNA encodes these proteins:
- the TRABD2A gene encoding LOW QUALITY PROTEIN: metalloprotease TIKI1 (The sequence of the model RefSeq protein was modified relative to this genomic sequence to represent the inferred CDS: inserted 5 bases in 4 codons; deleted 1 base in 1 codon; substituted 2 bases at 2 genomic stop codons): protein MSDLRSEEAETMRSAWEQSQLNSFLWTIKXDPPSCFFGTIHVLYTRVWDFIPDSSKEAFQHSSIVYFKLDLRDPYTISALTSCQMLPQGXNLQVVLPRDIYCCLKCHLEYVKLMMXLWMTPEXVGKGLCAYCLFSGIAGNWERXRPIWVKLMTNCLTEVDIKSHGVPVVDLYFAQEAXWPRKQMGAVEKKEEQCHLLNGLNFSQVKPYLNKGPDI from the exons ATGTCGGATTTGAGATCTGAAGAAGCAGAGACCATGAGGTCTGCCTGGGAG CAAAGTCAATTGAATTCCTTCTTGTGGACCATAAAGTGAGACCCGCCATCTTGCTTCTTTGGCACCATCCATGTTCTGTACACCCGGGTTTGGGACTTCATCCCGGACAGCTCCAAGGAGGCTTTTCAGCACAGCAGCATTGTGTACTTCAAGCTGGACCTCAGGGACCCCTACACCATCTCGGCCCTCACCAGCTGCCAGATGCTGCCGCAGGG GAACCTTCAGGTCGTGCTCCCCAGGGACATCTACTGCTGCCTCAAGTGCCACCTAGAGTATGTCAAGCTCATGA CACTGTGGATGACCCCAG TAGTGGGAAAGGGTCTCTGTGCATACTGCCTCTTCAGTGGCATTGCTGGGAACTGGGAGC AGAGGCCCATCTGGGTGAAGCTCATGACCAACTGCTTGACCGAAGTGGACATCAAGTCCCATGGGGTGCCTGTGGTAGACCTGTACTTTGCCCAGGAGGCCTAATGGCCGAGGAAACAGATG GGGGcagtggaaaagaaggaagagcagtGCCATCTGCTGAATGGGTTGAACTTTTCACAGGTAAAACCCTATCTGAATAAAGGACCTGACATTTGA